Below is a window of Cytobacillus firmus DNA.
CCCTTCTAACCGGAAGCCGTGGCTCGGTACGATCCTTGTTAAAAAAGATATGCGAAGAAAAGGAATCGGAACAGCGGTTATCGAACTGTTGGCCGCTGAATTAAAGAAAAAAGGCGAAAAGTCTTTCTTTGCGGGTGTCCCTGAAAATCGGACCAAATGGATTTACTTTTTATCTGATGCCGGATTTGAGCAGTTTAAGTCGGAGACTTCCGACGATGGCCGGGAATTTTTAATAATGGTCTGTCCATTAATATGAAAAAAAGCTGCAGCCAATCGCTGCAGTTTTTCATTATAACAAACCTTCTTCTCTCATTTTCTTCTTAGTCTTAAAACCATATCCCATCACAAATATTAAAGCGATGATGGACAGGATAATCCCAAAAATGCTTCTTTCAGCCACCGCAACGCCAATACCCATCATGCATATAGCTGCTCCAATCGCAAAGGCTAATAAAGGCCACTTGATATTCTTCATAATTTCACTCCCAAGAGGATTAATTTAGTTAAATACTGGTGAAAAATATGTAGAGAATATACTGCCCGGCAGTATAATTTATCAGAAATATATCCTTCTCTACATTATTTTACACAAAAAGTTTTTAGGTTTCTATAGTAATTGTGATATAATGTATCAGTTGTGAAAAATGTTGAAAAATGAATTTGATTCAGTTTTGATAAATAGGAGGAAATCTTTTGAAATTAAGAGAAGATATTCGAAATATTGCGATTATAGCCCACGTTGACCATGGTAAAACAACATTGGTTGACGAGCTTTTAAAACAGTCCGGAACTTTCCGTTCAAATGAGCACGTGGAAGAGCGTGCGATGGATTCAAACGATCTGGAAAGAGAACGCGGTATTACGATTTTAGCTAAAAACACTGCAGTTAAATATAAAGATACAAGAATCAACATTCTGGATACACCAGGACATGCCGATTTCGGCGGAGAAGTTGAACGGATCATGAAAATGGTTGACGGCGTATTATTAGTTGTCGATGCATATGAAGGATGTATGCCGCAGACGCGTTTTGTTCTTAAAAAGGCTTTGGAACAAAAACTTACGCCAATCGTTGTTGTAAATAAAATTGACAAACCATCTGCCCGTCCAACAGAAGTTGTTGACGAGGTAATCGATTTGTTCATTGAACTGGGTGCAGATGAAGATCAGCTTGAATTCCCGGTTATTTATGCATCCGCTATTTCGGGAACTTCAAGTGTTACCCCTGACAAGCAGGATGATGACATGCATTCTCTTTATGAAGCAATCATTGAACATATTCCTGGACCGGCTGATAATCGTGAAGAGCCGCTTCAATTCCAGGTGGCACTTCTTGATTACAATGATTATGTGGGGAGAATTGGAATTGGCCGGGTATTCCGGGGGACAATCAAGGTCGGACAGCAGGTTGCTTTAATGAAACTTGATGGCTCTGTTAAGCAATTCCGGGTTACAAAGATCTTTGGTTTCTTCGGACTGAAGCGTGAAGAGATCCAGGAAGCTTATCCTGGAGACCTTATTGCCGTTTCTGGAATGGAAGACATTAACGTCGGGGAAACTGTGTGCCCTGTCGAGCATCAGGAAGCACTTCCTGTTCTAAGGATTGATGAACCAACTCTGCAAATGACTTTCCTTGTTAACAACAGTCCATTCGCGGGAAGAGAAGGCAAATATATTACTTCAAGAAAAGTTGAAGAAAGACTTCGTGCACAGCTTGAGACGGACGTAAGTCTTCGTGTTGAAAATACAGATTCACCTGACGCCTGGGTTGTATCCGGACGTGGGGAATTGCATTTATCGATCCTGATTGAAAATATGCGCCGTGAAGGTTTTGAACTGCAGGTTTCTAAGCCTGAAGTAATTATTAGAGAAATTGACGGTGTTCGCTGTGAACCGGTAGAGCGTGTTCAAATCGATGTGCCGGAAGATAATACTGGCTCAATTATTGAATCTATGGGTACCCGTAAAGGTGAAATGCTTGATATGGTCAATAACGGCAATGGTCAAGTAAGACTGACATTCAATGTCCCTGCCCGCGGACTGATTGGCTACTCCACCGAATTTATGACGCTAACCCGTGGCTATGGTATTATCAACCACACATTTGACAGCTACCAGCCTGAAATTAAAGGTCAAATCGGCGGACGCAGCAAAGGTGTCCTAGTGTCTATGGAAAGCGGCAAGTCATCCACATACGGAATTATGCAAGTTGAGGACCGAGGAACAATTTTCGTTGAGCCGGGTACTGAAATCTATGAAGGCATGATTGTAGGAGAGCATACTCGTGAAAATGATCTTACAGTCAACATCACTAAAGTGAAGCATGCGACGAACATCCGTTCTGCTAATAAGGATCAGACGAATGTAATTAAAAAGCCGCGTATTATGACACTAGAAGAAGCTCTGGAATACTTGAATGATGATGAGCTGCTTGAAGTAACACCTGAGTCAATCAGACTGAGAAAGAAACTTCTTGATAAGAATGAAAGAGAAAGAATGGCCAAGAAGAAGAAATACGCTGAAACTAACTAAGACTAAGAAGGGGGAGGAGATAAGGATATGGATGTATCACAGCGCCTGTCTTTTTTTGCTGCTTTGTTCAAAGTCGATGAGAATCCCACAACTGGAATGTGGCTTCTTTATATAACAATTGTTCTGCTGTCAATATTGGTATTTAAATTAGGGTTTGCCAAGAAACTCCCAATTTTAAAATCAGCTATGATATACACTTTCTTGATTTTAGGCTGTACGATGCTGACATTTCTTGGAGTATTCCTTCCTGTAGCAGAAGGTCTTGTTGTGGCTGCATTAATCTTAATCATTTACAAAATCCGCCTTAACCAGGAAAAGAAGGAACAGGCAAAGGCGGAATAACAGGGAGATGCTGGGATGAAGTCTTTGCAGGATTCACTGTATAACTGGCTGACGATAAAAATTGTCTGTGAGGATCGTCCGGATGACACAGCAGCAGCAGACACTGAAAGAATGTTCTTTGAGATTCTGTCGGAAGAGCATAATATTTCCGATATTCACTTTGAAAAAGATGATGTAATGTATTATGTGCAATACACAAAGGGGGAAGAACGGAATAAGAGCCGTTTTCCCTGTGAATTGATAGAAGTAATGCTTAAACAGATTCAAAGTGAACCTGAAAAATATGTAAATTATCCGGAGGATTAAAAGAAGCCGCCCCAGACAAAATGTTTGGGGCGGCTTTTTTGCTGTTCATGGAATGGTGTGCAGTTCACCATTCTTCCTCCTGAACTTTGCTCCGATATAGCTTAAAGTTTCCAGTATCAGCTCTTTTTTGTGTTTTTTCTGTAATTCTTGTTTCGCATGGTCTGCACATATATGTGT
It encodes the following:
- a CDS encoding GNAT family N-acetyltransferase, encoding MAIGNISSSKFTEEDQAFFLEVIKDSTDWEEEEKCGNNLCNYMARHQELNGEWKIWRINGERTAVTFHVNLSPSNRKPWLGTILVKKDMRRKGIGTAVIELLAAELKKKGEKSFFAGVPENRTKWIYFLSDAGFEQFKSETSDDGREFLIMVCPLI
- a CDS encoding YlaF family protein, whose product is MKNIKWPLLAFAIGAAICMMGIGVAVAERSIFGIILSIIALIFVMGYGFKTKKKMREEGLL
- the typA gene encoding translational GTPase TypA yields the protein MKLREDIRNIAIIAHVDHGKTTLVDELLKQSGTFRSNEHVEERAMDSNDLERERGITILAKNTAVKYKDTRINILDTPGHADFGGEVERIMKMVDGVLLVVDAYEGCMPQTRFVLKKALEQKLTPIVVVNKIDKPSARPTEVVDEVIDLFIELGADEDQLEFPVIYASAISGTSSVTPDKQDDDMHSLYEAIIEHIPGPADNREEPLQFQVALLDYNDYVGRIGIGRVFRGTIKVGQQVALMKLDGSVKQFRVTKIFGFFGLKREEIQEAYPGDLIAVSGMEDINVGETVCPVEHQEALPVLRIDEPTLQMTFLVNNSPFAGREGKYITSRKVEERLRAQLETDVSLRVENTDSPDAWVVSGRGELHLSILIENMRREGFELQVSKPEVIIREIDGVRCEPVERVQIDVPEDNTGSIIESMGTRKGEMLDMVNNGNGQVRLTFNVPARGLIGYSTEFMTLTRGYGIINHTFDSYQPEIKGQIGGRSKGVLVSMESGKSSTYGIMQVEDRGTIFVEPGTEIYEGMIVGEHTRENDLTVNITKVKHATNIRSANKDQTNVIKKPRIMTLEEALEYLNDDELLEVTPESIRLRKKLLDKNERERMAKKKKYAETN
- a CDS encoding YlaH-like family protein — protein: MDVSQRLSFFAALFKVDENPTTGMWLLYITIVLLSILVFKLGFAKKLPILKSAMIYTFLILGCTMLTFLGVFLPVAEGLVVAALILIIYKIRLNQEKKEQAKAE
- a CDS encoding YlaI family protein, which codes for MRVKCVLCDKIESIENESLQAKRLRNRPIHTYMCRPCETRITEKTQKRADTGNFKLYRSKVQEEEW